A DNA window from Oryzias latipes chromosome 5, ASM223467v1 contains the following coding sequences:
- the r3hdm2 gene encoding R3H domain-containing protein 2 isoform X10, whose amino-acid sequence MDCTLPPAIGQPNTLPYLSWVPHPTPFQHSLSPTKMSVSLTTDIQQEGESGPITEPCNRGKTFPLLQGTKEGTGESLEYEDVSPQDVQKRAPNHSHGRKRAKSNAKLKLVRSLAVCEESSGPFNDGPPESDIIQLHISCPSDKEEEKSSKDEFENEEKEKKDKTPRKMLSRDSSQEYTDSTGIDVHEFLVNTLKNNPRDRMMLLKLEQDILEFINDDNNQYKKFPQMTSYHRMLLHRVAAYFGMDHNVDQTGKAVIINKTGNTRIPEQRFSEHIKDERNMDFQKKFILKRDDASMDKDDNQIRVPLQDGRRSKSIEEREEEYQRVRDRIFAREVSFFLQSSQNGYINDNRLSTEGYSSTSQKRRQIFRGNRESSSRASSSRQSSTDSDMKCLEPRPWSSTDSDSSNRTLRPPVTKASSFSGISILTRGDSLGSNKGSQGSCKGSRSGLPLISPDLCPPASVPQPSRSLLPCPAQQPQQTQPQAPPQTALLPTPQQHPMGNHMIAQGEELASQFTQMTLSRQGSTENPEPPPMYQAPPTVLSQHPPPQTGYIMATTGQPMPPPAGYQPATGHTHPPPPPPPPSQPVLQAPPPQSYMQPPPPQQIQVSYYPPGQFASTGQQYRVSQPVSHQVSYPAQRSQPMPQPTQQSGLQTMIPSQQPSYQGMMGVQQASNPGLLNSQRAGIGGQMQSIMVQYPQMPSYQVPVANENQQVVQPQYQQQVMVPVSQSVQGPMPVYYSVITPTQQNSTSPSVSYLQPPSSEQYQMTQSPSPCNPQPLQQQYSASCAPSGVPAPGPGVMVMQLSVPNGPQPSQNPPLVQWNPCKYYSIEQRPSKPGELYKPDNTPQATTQLTSPLASPTQSPTPSPSGSVSSICPGLAPLPLISQFQRPGGPNQGDGRYSLLGQPLQYSLCPPSLMHGQSSYSSHQGQGVMKHGARGKKQTLKSASTDLGTTDVVVSRVLEVTDLPEGISRLEAEKLFNQLSLCGAKIQWLKDPQGGRAGGCGSGPGAGPSGTGASMASMRMKGDSHDPAHLYTVVAVFPSTMAAQSASFKLNNSGASLFKLRAAKKNYDLRVLERASSQ is encoded by the exons ATGGACTGCACTTTGCCTCCTGCTATAGGCCAACCCAATACACTTCCTTA cctctCCTGGGTACCCCACCCAACCCCTTTCCAACACTCACTCTCTCCTACGAAGATGTCAGTGAGTCTGACAACAGACATCCAGCAGGAGGGAGAAAGTGGGCCAATTACTGAGCCCTGCAATCGAGGCAAGACTTTCCCTCTGCTACAAGGTACCAAGGAAGGAACGGGGGAGAGCCTGGAGTATGAAGATGTCTCCCCACAAGATGTACAG AAACGGGCACCCAACCACAGCCATGGTAGGAAAAGGGCCAAG TCCAATGCAAAACTGAAGTTGGTACGAAGTCTGGCAGTTTGTGAAGAGTCCTCTGGTCCATTCAACGATGGACCTCCAGAATCG GATATCATCCAGCTTCACATTAGCTGTCCATCAGATAAAGAGGAGGAGAAGTCTTCAAAAGATGAATTTGAAAATGAagagaaggagaagaaggacAAGACTCCTAGAAAGATGTTGTCACGTG ATTCCAGCCAGGAATACACTGACTCCACGGGCATCGATGTTCATGAGTTTTTGGTCAACACACTGAAAAACAATCCCAG GGATCGAATGATGCTGCTTAAACTAGAACAAGATATCCTGGAGTTTATTAATGATGACAA tAACCAATATAAGAAGTTTCCTCAAATGACTTCTTATCACCGAATGCTGCTGCACCGTGTAGCTGCCTACTTCGGCATGGACCACAATGTGGATCAGACAGGCAAGGCTGTCATCATCAACAAAACTGGCAATACGCGCAT CCCAGAACAAAGGTTCTCTGAACACATCAAGGACGAAAGAAACATggactttcaaaaaaaattcaTTCTTAAGAGAGACGATGCAAGTATGGACAAAGACGACAATCAG ATCCGTGTGCCACTGCAGGACGGGCGGCGTAGCAAGTCTATAGAGGAGCGAGAGGAAGAATATCAACGGGTACGAGACCGGATCTTTGCCCGAGAA gtttccttttttttacagtcctCACAAAATGGATACATCAATGACAACAG GCTTTCCACTGAAGGCTACAGCTCTACCTCTCAAAAGAGGAGGCAGATCTTTAG AGGGAATCGCGAGAGCTCAAGCCGGGCATCTAGCAGTCGTCAAAGCAGTACAGATAGTGACATGAAGTGCCTGGAGCCGCGACCCTGGAGCAGTACGGATTCGGACAGTTCCAACCGCACACTTCGGCCACCTGTCACCAAGGCCAGCAGCTTCTCTGGCATCTCCATCCTCACCAGAGGCGATAGCCTTGGTAGCAACAAAGGATCACAGGGAAGCTGCAAAGGCTCCCGCTCTG GCCTTCCTCTGATCAGTCCTGATTTGTGTCCTCCAGCTTCAGTCCCACAACCCAGTCGTAGCCTGCTTCCTTGCCCCGCTCAACAGCCACAGCAAACACAGCCCCAGGCTCCACCACAGACTGCCCTGCTCCCCACACCCCAGCAGCACCCCATGGGTAACCACATGATTGCTCAG GGTGAAGAACTCGCGTCTCAGTTCACCCAGATGACACTCAGTAGGCAAGGATCAACTGAGAATCCTGAGCCACCCCCCATGTATCAGGCTCCTCCCACTGTTCTGTCACAACATCCCCCTCCACAGACGGGATACATCATGGCTACCACTGGCCAGCCGATGCCGCCTCCAGCCGGCTATCAGCCTGCTACTGGACACACCCAtcctccaccaccacctcctcctccatcccagCCTGTCCTGCAAGCTCCGCCTCCACAAAGCTATATGCAGCCACCTCCACCTCAGCAG ATACAGGTGTCCTACTACCCTCCGGGCCAATTTGCAAGCACAGGTCAGCAGTACAGGGTGTCCCAGCCCGTGTCCCACCAGGTGTCGTACCCTGCCCAGCGCTCCCAACCCATGCCTCAGCCCACCCAGCAGTCAG GTCTTCAGACCATGATCCCCAGCCAGCAACCAAGCTACCAAGGCATGATGGGAGTCCAACAGGCTTCAAACCCTGGTTTGCTCAATTCTCAAAGAGCTGGCATAGGAGGACAAATGCAAAGCATAATGGTCCAGTACCCACAGATGCCATCATATCAG GTTCCAGTGGCAAATGAAAACCAACAGGTGGTGCAACCGCAGTACCAGCAGCAGGTCATGGTACCAGTTAGTCAGTCTGTCCAGGGACCCATGCCCGTCTACTACAGTGTTATCACACCCACACAGCAGAACAGCACAAG CCCGTCAGTAAGTTACTTGCAGCCTCCGAGCTCTGAGCAGTACCAGATGACACAGTCACCGTCTCCCTGCAACCCTCAACCACTGCAACAGCAATATTCTG CTTCCTGTGCTCCCTCAGGAGTGCCCGCCCCTGGACCCGGGGTGATGGTCATGCAGCTGAGTGTCCCCAATGGACCCCAGCCTTCCCAGAATCCCCCTTTGGTCCAGTGGAACCCGTGCAAGTACTACAGTATAGAGCAGAGGCCCAGCAAACCAGGGGAGCTCTATAAACCTGACAACACTCCACAG GCCACTACTCAGCTGACAAGTCCATTGGCCTCCCCCACTCAGTCTCCCACCCCGTCTCCCTCCGGAAGTGTCAGCAGCATATGTCCAGGCCTGGCACCTTTACCCCTCATTTCCCAGTTTCAGCGGCCCGGAGGACCCAATCAAG GTGATGGACGCTATTCTCTGTTAGGGCAGCCCCTCCAGTACAGTTTGTGTCCTCCGTCACTCATGCATGGCCAGTCCTCCTACAGTTCCCATCAG GGTCAAGGAGTAATGAAACACGGAGCACGGGGGAAGAAACAAACCCTTAAATCTGCATCAACAGATCTCGGCACCACTGACGTTG TGGTGAGTCGAGTACTTGAGGTCACAGACCTGCCAGAAGGGATTTCGCGCCTTGAGGCTGAAAAACTCTTTAACCAGCTGTCTCTATGTGGTGCCAAGATTCAGTGGCTGAAGGATCCCCAGGGAGGCCGGGCAGGAGGCTGCGGCTCCGGTCCCGGAGCGGGGCCCTCTGGGACCGGAGCCTCTATGGCCAGCATGAGAATGAAGGGGGACAGCCATGACCCGGCGCACCTCTACACAGTGGTGGCAGTGTTCCCCAGCACCATGGCTGCCCAGAGTGCTTCCTTCAAACTTAACAACAGTGGGGCCAGCCTCTTCAAACTGAGGGCGGCGAAAAAGAACTATGACCTGCGTGTGCTGGAGAGAGCCAGTTCCCAGTGA
- the r3hdm2 gene encoding R3H domain-containing protein 2 isoform X4, with translation MDCTLPPAIGQPNTLPYLSWVPHPTPFQHSLSPTKMSVSLTTDIQQEGESGPITEPCNRGKTFPLLQGTKEGTGESLEYEDVSPQDVQKRAPNHSHGRKRAKSNAKLKLVRSLAVCEESSGPFNDGPPESDIIQLHISCPSDKEEEKSSKDEFENEEKEKKDKTPRKMLSRDSSQEYTDSTGIDVHEFLVNTLKNNPRDRMMLLKLEQDILEFINDDNNQYKKFPQMTSYHRMLLHRVAAYFGMDHNVDQTGKAVIINKTGNTRIPEQRFSEHIKDERNMDFQKKFILKRDDASMDKDDNQIRVPLQDGRRSKSIEEREEEYQRVRDRIFARESSQNGYINDNRLSTEGYSSTSQKRRQIFRGNRESSSRASSSRQSSTDSDMKCLEPRPWSSTDSDSSNRTLRPPVTKASSFSGISILTRGDSLGSNKGSQGSCKGSRSGLPLISPDLCPPASVPQPSRSLLPCPAQQPQQTQPQAPPQTALLPTPQQHPMGNHMIAQPVASLQPSQPVSYSSPSCPQVLLPLSPPQQYTMGEELASQFTQMTLSRQGSTENPEPPPMYQAPPTVLSQHPPPQTGYIMATTGQPMPPPAGYQPATGHTHPPPPPPPPSQPVLQAPPPQSYMQPPPPQQIQVSYYPPGQFASTGQQYRVSQPVSHQVSYPAQRSQPMPQPTQQSGLQTMIPSQQPSYQGMMGVQQASNPGLLNSQRAGIGGQMQSIMVQYPQMPSYQVPVANENQQVVQPQYQQQVMVPVSQSVQGPMPVYYSVITPTQQNSTSPSVSYLQPPSSEQYQMTQSPSPCNPQPLQQQYSGVPAPGPGVMVMQLSVPNGPQPSQNPPLVQWNPCKYYSIEQRPSKPGELYKPDNTPQATTQLTSPLASPTQSPTPSPSGSVSSICPGLAPLPLISQFQRPGGPNQGDGRYSLLGQPLQYSLCPPSLMHGQSSYSSHQGQGVMKHGARGKKQTLKSASTDLGTTDVVVSRVLEVTDLPEGISRLEAEKLFNQLSLCGAKIQWLKDPQGGRAGGCGSGPGAGPSGTGASMASMRMKGDSHDPAHLYTVVAVFPSTMAAQSASFKLNNSGASLFKLRAAKKNYDLRVLERASSQ, from the exons ATGGACTGCACTTTGCCTCCTGCTATAGGCCAACCCAATACACTTCCTTA cctctCCTGGGTACCCCACCCAACCCCTTTCCAACACTCACTCTCTCCTACGAAGATGTCAGTGAGTCTGACAACAGACATCCAGCAGGAGGGAGAAAGTGGGCCAATTACTGAGCCCTGCAATCGAGGCAAGACTTTCCCTCTGCTACAAGGTACCAAGGAAGGAACGGGGGAGAGCCTGGAGTATGAAGATGTCTCCCCACAAGATGTACAG AAACGGGCACCCAACCACAGCCATGGTAGGAAAAGGGCCAAG TCCAATGCAAAACTGAAGTTGGTACGAAGTCTGGCAGTTTGTGAAGAGTCCTCTGGTCCATTCAACGATGGACCTCCAGAATCG GATATCATCCAGCTTCACATTAGCTGTCCATCAGATAAAGAGGAGGAGAAGTCTTCAAAAGATGAATTTGAAAATGAagagaaggagaagaaggacAAGACTCCTAGAAAGATGTTGTCACGTG ATTCCAGCCAGGAATACACTGACTCCACGGGCATCGATGTTCATGAGTTTTTGGTCAACACACTGAAAAACAATCCCAG GGATCGAATGATGCTGCTTAAACTAGAACAAGATATCCTGGAGTTTATTAATGATGACAA tAACCAATATAAGAAGTTTCCTCAAATGACTTCTTATCACCGAATGCTGCTGCACCGTGTAGCTGCCTACTTCGGCATGGACCACAATGTGGATCAGACAGGCAAGGCTGTCATCATCAACAAAACTGGCAATACGCGCAT CCCAGAACAAAGGTTCTCTGAACACATCAAGGACGAAAGAAACATggactttcaaaaaaaattcaTTCTTAAGAGAGACGATGCAAGTATGGACAAAGACGACAATCAG ATCCGTGTGCCACTGCAGGACGGGCGGCGTAGCAAGTCTATAGAGGAGCGAGAGGAAGAATATCAACGGGTACGAGACCGGATCTTTGCCCGAGAA tcctCACAAAATGGATACATCAATGACAACAG GCTTTCCACTGAAGGCTACAGCTCTACCTCTCAAAAGAGGAGGCAGATCTTTAG AGGGAATCGCGAGAGCTCAAGCCGGGCATCTAGCAGTCGTCAAAGCAGTACAGATAGTGACATGAAGTGCCTGGAGCCGCGACCCTGGAGCAGTACGGATTCGGACAGTTCCAACCGCACACTTCGGCCACCTGTCACCAAGGCCAGCAGCTTCTCTGGCATCTCCATCCTCACCAGAGGCGATAGCCTTGGTAGCAACAAAGGATCACAGGGAAGCTGCAAAGGCTCCCGCTCTG GCCTTCCTCTGATCAGTCCTGATTTGTGTCCTCCAGCTTCAGTCCCACAACCCAGTCGTAGCCTGCTTCCTTGCCCCGCTCAACAGCCACAGCAAACACAGCCCCAGGCTCCACCACAGACTGCCCTGCTCCCCACACCCCAGCAGCACCCCATGGGTAACCACATGATTGCTCAG CCGGTGGCGTCTCTGCAGCCCTCTCAGCCTGTCTCCTACTCCAGCCCTTCCTGCCCCCAGGTTCTCCTGCCACTTTCTCCTCCCCAGCAGTACACAATG GGTGAAGAACTCGCGTCTCAGTTCACCCAGATGACACTCAGTAGGCAAGGATCAACTGAGAATCCTGAGCCACCCCCCATGTATCAGGCTCCTCCCACTGTTCTGTCACAACATCCCCCTCCACAGACGGGATACATCATGGCTACCACTGGCCAGCCGATGCCGCCTCCAGCCGGCTATCAGCCTGCTACTGGACACACCCAtcctccaccaccacctcctcctccatcccagCCTGTCCTGCAAGCTCCGCCTCCACAAAGCTATATGCAGCCACCTCCACCTCAGCAG ATACAGGTGTCCTACTACCCTCCGGGCCAATTTGCAAGCACAGGTCAGCAGTACAGGGTGTCCCAGCCCGTGTCCCACCAGGTGTCGTACCCTGCCCAGCGCTCCCAACCCATGCCTCAGCCCACCCAGCAGTCAG GTCTTCAGACCATGATCCCCAGCCAGCAACCAAGCTACCAAGGCATGATGGGAGTCCAACAGGCTTCAAACCCTGGTTTGCTCAATTCTCAAAGAGCTGGCATAGGAGGACAAATGCAAAGCATAATGGTCCAGTACCCACAGATGCCATCATATCAG GTTCCAGTGGCAAATGAAAACCAACAGGTGGTGCAACCGCAGTACCAGCAGCAGGTCATGGTACCAGTTAGTCAGTCTGTCCAGGGACCCATGCCCGTCTACTACAGTGTTATCACACCCACACAGCAGAACAGCACAAG CCCGTCAGTAAGTTACTTGCAGCCTCCGAGCTCTGAGCAGTACCAGATGACACAGTCACCGTCTCCCTGCAACCCTCAACCACTGCAACAGCAATATTCTG GAGTGCCCGCCCCTGGACCCGGGGTGATGGTCATGCAGCTGAGTGTCCCCAATGGACCCCAGCCTTCCCAGAATCCCCCTTTGGTCCAGTGGAACCCGTGCAAGTACTACAGTATAGAGCAGAGGCCCAGCAAACCAGGGGAGCTCTATAAACCTGACAACACTCCACAG GCCACTACTCAGCTGACAAGTCCATTGGCCTCCCCCACTCAGTCTCCCACCCCGTCTCCCTCCGGAAGTGTCAGCAGCATATGTCCAGGCCTGGCACCTTTACCCCTCATTTCCCAGTTTCAGCGGCCCGGAGGACCCAATCAAG GTGATGGACGCTATTCTCTGTTAGGGCAGCCCCTCCAGTACAGTTTGTGTCCTCCGTCACTCATGCATGGCCAGTCCTCCTACAGTTCCCATCAG GGTCAAGGAGTAATGAAACACGGAGCACGGGGGAAGAAACAAACCCTTAAATCTGCATCAACAGATCTCGGCACCACTGACGTTG TGGTGAGTCGAGTACTTGAGGTCACAGACCTGCCAGAAGGGATTTCGCGCCTTGAGGCTGAAAAACTCTTTAACCAGCTGTCTCTATGTGGTGCCAAGATTCAGTGGCTGAAGGATCCCCAGGGAGGCCGGGCAGGAGGCTGCGGCTCCGGTCCCGGAGCGGGGCCCTCTGGGACCGGAGCCTCTATGGCCAGCATGAGAATGAAGGGGGACAGCCATGACCCGGCGCACCTCTACACAGTGGTGGCAGTGTTCCCCAGCACCATGGCTGCCCAGAGTGCTTCCTTCAAACTTAACAACAGTGGGGCCAGCCTCTTCAAACTGAGGGCGGCGAAAAAGAACTATGACCTGCGTGTGCTGGAGAGAGCCAGTTCCCAGTGA
- the r3hdm2 gene encoding R3H domain-containing protein 2 isoform X3, whose amino-acid sequence MDCTLPPAIGQPNTLPYLSWVPHPTPFQHSLSPTKMSVSLTTDIQQEGESGPITEPCNRGKTFPLLQGTKEGTGESLEYEDVSPQDVQKRAPNHSHGRKRAKSNAKLKLVRSLAVCEESSGPFNDGPPESDIIQLHISCPSDKEEEKSSKDEFENEEKEKKDKTPRKMLSRDSSQEYTDSTGIDVHEFLVNTLKNNPRDRMMLLKLEQDILEFINDDNNQYKKFPQMTSYHRMLLHRVAAYFGMDHNVDQTGKAVIINKTGNTRIPEQRFSEHIKDERNMDFQKKFILKRDDASMDKDDNQIRVPLQDGRRSKSIEEREEEYQRVRDRIFARESSQNGYINDNRLSTEGYSSTSQKRRQIFRGNRESSSRASSSRQSSTDSDMKCLEPRPWSSTDSDSSNRTLRPPVTKASSFSGISILTRGDSLGSNKGSQGSCKGSRSGLPLISPDLCPPASVPQPSRSLLPCPAQQPQQTQPQAPPQTALLPTPQQHPMGNHMIAQPVASLQPSQPVSYSSPSCPQVLLPLSPPQQYTMGEELASQFTQMTLSRQGSTENPEPPPMYQAPPTVLSQHPPPQTGYIMATTGQPMPPPAGYQPATGHTHPPPPPPPPSQPVLQAPPPQSYMQPPPPQQIQVSYYPPGQFASTGQQYRVSQPVSHQVSYPAQRSQPMPQPTQQSGLQTMIPSQQPSYQGMMGVQQASNPGLLNSQRAGIGGQMQSIMVQYPQMPSYQVPVANENQQVVQPQYQQQVMVPVSQSVQGPMPVYYSVITPTQQNSTSPSVSYLQPPSSEQYQMTQSPSPCNPQPLQQQYSASCAPSGVPAPGPGVMVMQLSVPNGPQPSQNPPLVQWNPCKYYSIEQRPSKPGELYKPDNTPQATTQLTSPLASPTQSPTPSPSGSVSSICPGLAPLPLISQFQRPGGPNQGDGRYSLLGQPLQYSLCPPSLMHGQSSYSSHQGQGVMKHGARGKKQTLKSASTDLGTTDVVVSRVLEVTDLPEGISRLEAEKLFNQLSLCGAKIQWLKDPQGGRAGGCGSGPGAGPSGTGASMASMRMKGDSHDPAHLYTVVAVFPSTMAAQSASFKLNNSGASLFKLRAAKKNYDLRVLERASSQ is encoded by the exons ATGGACTGCACTTTGCCTCCTGCTATAGGCCAACCCAATACACTTCCTTA cctctCCTGGGTACCCCACCCAACCCCTTTCCAACACTCACTCTCTCCTACGAAGATGTCAGTGAGTCTGACAACAGACATCCAGCAGGAGGGAGAAAGTGGGCCAATTACTGAGCCCTGCAATCGAGGCAAGACTTTCCCTCTGCTACAAGGTACCAAGGAAGGAACGGGGGAGAGCCTGGAGTATGAAGATGTCTCCCCACAAGATGTACAG AAACGGGCACCCAACCACAGCCATGGTAGGAAAAGGGCCAAG TCCAATGCAAAACTGAAGTTGGTACGAAGTCTGGCAGTTTGTGAAGAGTCCTCTGGTCCATTCAACGATGGACCTCCAGAATCG GATATCATCCAGCTTCACATTAGCTGTCCATCAGATAAAGAGGAGGAGAAGTCTTCAAAAGATGAATTTGAAAATGAagagaaggagaagaaggacAAGACTCCTAGAAAGATGTTGTCACGTG ATTCCAGCCAGGAATACACTGACTCCACGGGCATCGATGTTCATGAGTTTTTGGTCAACACACTGAAAAACAATCCCAG GGATCGAATGATGCTGCTTAAACTAGAACAAGATATCCTGGAGTTTATTAATGATGACAA tAACCAATATAAGAAGTTTCCTCAAATGACTTCTTATCACCGAATGCTGCTGCACCGTGTAGCTGCCTACTTCGGCATGGACCACAATGTGGATCAGACAGGCAAGGCTGTCATCATCAACAAAACTGGCAATACGCGCAT CCCAGAACAAAGGTTCTCTGAACACATCAAGGACGAAAGAAACATggactttcaaaaaaaattcaTTCTTAAGAGAGACGATGCAAGTATGGACAAAGACGACAATCAG ATCCGTGTGCCACTGCAGGACGGGCGGCGTAGCAAGTCTATAGAGGAGCGAGAGGAAGAATATCAACGGGTACGAGACCGGATCTTTGCCCGAGAA tcctCACAAAATGGATACATCAATGACAACAG GCTTTCCACTGAAGGCTACAGCTCTACCTCTCAAAAGAGGAGGCAGATCTTTAG AGGGAATCGCGAGAGCTCAAGCCGGGCATCTAGCAGTCGTCAAAGCAGTACAGATAGTGACATGAAGTGCCTGGAGCCGCGACCCTGGAGCAGTACGGATTCGGACAGTTCCAACCGCACACTTCGGCCACCTGTCACCAAGGCCAGCAGCTTCTCTGGCATCTCCATCCTCACCAGAGGCGATAGCCTTGGTAGCAACAAAGGATCACAGGGAAGCTGCAAAGGCTCCCGCTCTG GCCTTCCTCTGATCAGTCCTGATTTGTGTCCTCCAGCTTCAGTCCCACAACCCAGTCGTAGCCTGCTTCCTTGCCCCGCTCAACAGCCACAGCAAACACAGCCCCAGGCTCCACCACAGACTGCCCTGCTCCCCACACCCCAGCAGCACCCCATGGGTAACCACATGATTGCTCAG CCGGTGGCGTCTCTGCAGCCCTCTCAGCCTGTCTCCTACTCCAGCCCTTCCTGCCCCCAGGTTCTCCTGCCACTTTCTCCTCCCCAGCAGTACACAATG GGTGAAGAACTCGCGTCTCAGTTCACCCAGATGACACTCAGTAGGCAAGGATCAACTGAGAATCCTGAGCCACCCCCCATGTATCAGGCTCCTCCCACTGTTCTGTCACAACATCCCCCTCCACAGACGGGATACATCATGGCTACCACTGGCCAGCCGATGCCGCCTCCAGCCGGCTATCAGCCTGCTACTGGACACACCCAtcctccaccaccacctcctcctccatcccagCCTGTCCTGCAAGCTCCGCCTCCACAAAGCTATATGCAGCCACCTCCACCTCAGCAG ATACAGGTGTCCTACTACCCTCCGGGCCAATTTGCAAGCACAGGTCAGCAGTACAGGGTGTCCCAGCCCGTGTCCCACCAGGTGTCGTACCCTGCCCAGCGCTCCCAACCCATGCCTCAGCCCACCCAGCAGTCAG GTCTTCAGACCATGATCCCCAGCCAGCAACCAAGCTACCAAGGCATGATGGGAGTCCAACAGGCTTCAAACCCTGGTTTGCTCAATTCTCAAAGAGCTGGCATAGGAGGACAAATGCAAAGCATAATGGTCCAGTACCCACAGATGCCATCATATCAG GTTCCAGTGGCAAATGAAAACCAACAGGTGGTGCAACCGCAGTACCAGCAGCAGGTCATGGTACCAGTTAGTCAGTCTGTCCAGGGACCCATGCCCGTCTACTACAGTGTTATCACACCCACACAGCAGAACAGCACAAG CCCGTCAGTAAGTTACTTGCAGCCTCCGAGCTCTGAGCAGTACCAGATGACACAGTCACCGTCTCCCTGCAACCCTCAACCACTGCAACAGCAATATTCTG CTTCCTGTGCTCCCTCAGGAGTGCCCGCCCCTGGACCCGGGGTGATGGTCATGCAGCTGAGTGTCCCCAATGGACCCCAGCCTTCCCAGAATCCCCCTTTGGTCCAGTGGAACCCGTGCAAGTACTACAGTATAGAGCAGAGGCCCAGCAAACCAGGGGAGCTCTATAAACCTGACAACACTCCACAG GCCACTACTCAGCTGACAAGTCCATTGGCCTCCCCCACTCAGTCTCCCACCCCGTCTCCCTCCGGAAGTGTCAGCAGCATATGTCCAGGCCTGGCACCTTTACCCCTCATTTCCCAGTTTCAGCGGCCCGGAGGACCCAATCAAG GTGATGGACGCTATTCTCTGTTAGGGCAGCCCCTCCAGTACAGTTTGTGTCCTCCGTCACTCATGCATGGCCAGTCCTCCTACAGTTCCCATCAG GGTCAAGGAGTAATGAAACACGGAGCACGGGGGAAGAAACAAACCCTTAAATCTGCATCAACAGATCTCGGCACCACTGACGTTG TGGTGAGTCGAGTACTTGAGGTCACAGACCTGCCAGAAGGGATTTCGCGCCTTGAGGCTGAAAAACTCTTTAACCAGCTGTCTCTATGTGGTGCCAAGATTCAGTGGCTGAAGGATCCCCAGGGAGGCCGGGCAGGAGGCTGCGGCTCCGGTCCCGGAGCGGGGCCCTCTGGGACCGGAGCCTCTATGGCCAGCATGAGAATGAAGGGGGACAGCCATGACCCGGCGCACCTCTACACAGTGGTGGCAGTGTTCCCCAGCACCATGGCTGCCCAGAGTGCTTCCTTCAAACTTAACAACAGTGGGGCCAGCCTCTTCAAACTGAGGGCGGCGAAAAAGAACTATGACCTGCGTGTGCTGGAGAGAGCCAGTTCCCAGTGA